One segment of Drosophila ananassae strain 14024-0371.13 chromosome 3R, ASM1763931v2, whole genome shotgun sequence DNA contains the following:
- the LOC6498667 gene encoding dedicator of cytokinesis protein 9 isoform X4, with protein sequence MERKFTRGLNKLGSAVQMRENVSQLVRESAVLNKPLVVEPIDFEAFIAKNKTVIQNDPQRELLIYPADDVSEIIMPRKQRSNAKTVADRFEPPNEAIVCPLHGPPIIGNGNGNGHSQVSRQGSIQSNGSLHIGNGSAANGNGISSSQSSLTNSNGHGQLSRKSSQCSNGSVSHKDSSYESALSSMTIRSHLAQPEEVDEFADADGHGEDLVDGGHTHDSRAECTRFTRQALYTYRAKNHLIHYKYNAYGGNCHDLPSVSPPEELLEEVYEIDADQDRIDEQMTRSQADTITKQGYLLKGPDSASDRMFANIGNKSFKRRYCYLRQEIDGTYILELHKDEKQGEAKATIVMDFCTEVVQNPKRGRFCFELRMTAGHKSFTLAAENEQDFKDWLSKLSSVLAQNRAQEEKRNASLERQPSANSNPSPQLQPPAAEPIIFGTLKGLDQSLHPQLMKYGRETDHSIALARKEQRRRLFACYQSPAKSSGSDSVEQYREHFGTRLLLTCHNLRFRLQCVPQDEGSSLSSEQQVEPYITSLSLFDAKANRKLSENFYFNVNEQWAAQMLPNSPVPASVAGCGVPRKSAEGDERSSACQAPHSLFDGVSAELLRANRHQFQQLRQCLLSVTAPHADIYLVVRIEKLLQCGIAQAAEPYLKAGKDPKLGQKVYKAAKSCAQHIGHYRQPFAWAARPLFKQYSHELDVDPHREFEFSPIYRQELPKLKDEELLKLLVDYRKPEKLSKLTIIPGSLKMQMQFLDQITPCGLTKSLAPLSTFSPNSKHPPTIELAEFQSQSEREAHPYTSFCNHLYVYPLSLQFDSQKLFSRARNITVVVELRDGDGEYSKPLKCIYGRPGQDLLVSQIACPVLHHNVTPTWYEEIKLRLPLGLFPEHHLLFSFYHVSCNLSKKRDAHAAFETPIGYAWLPLLQKNRICLEEQQLPVAATLPVGYLSIQPLGWGKGNCGPDIQWIDNQRNLYTVALRLDSTVLTADQHLHNFFAHCERLLEGGKTGAVPAETETCKILKAAHAIDMKSLINYLPTLLNELFTLLVHTQSEEIGLNVIRLLTNIIHLISDQAKRADLLAAYVKFVFHAPYYSQQTARQRTVHGELCRHLPYLLNPSNPDFLIVNKFMRYSSIFFDLIVKSMAQHLLATGRIRMLRNERFPKDYADRVEQLIKVLMSYITTRYEDLAEETNILNRSLAHFVRQCLTYMDRGFVFRLIRCYMGEFAPGNPRILHEYKFNFLQEICQHEHYVPLNLPFVLNPKNRPPEMIQHFTLSEQFCRQHFISGLLLQELKSSLNEVSPVRRHALGIFKDLLAKHELDNRYQQKGQLSRIALLYIPWLGVVMDNIHRIDDLSESGACTPNGHVYADSASYTKRLSCSSSYVFSKDSSTFGSLTSTPRSKNRLTLHCDQPSPYRTSVHMKEHNYLAAIAGQPISNGISNLSLNSNTDSGHSQDTTTIGNYTNGDADVALRNGHNRSVSVTHAQILARCDKFSSAESKDLLLGFLFIIKHLSQDQMVGWWQNCNESETLQFLSILDLCLLQFRYVGKKNVVFTQDSKSGRSAKANTLPARTQPPMGLENGSQESQQPNSGTLNQTREHLLEDMDTLARSQLALYESNLATEVGMIILDCLGMYVLQFRQLLADSLILPKLARIYLRFLQLGQSERLSKHVFAALRAFINNYAVALFKGNAMLCGQMVYELLKACDSRLVEIRHESCAVLYLLMRSNFEFSGRKALTRVHLQVIISVSQMIGNVIGLNNARFQESLSIINSYANSDKAMKGTGFPMEVKDLTRRVRTVLMATAQMQAHHMDPERLLELQHSLANSYASTPELRHTWLVTMARNHEQNGNLSEAACCHLHIAALMCEYLRLKGGCSLSWSSTAFGKISRNIPLDEQGLKLDAGAQDSQYTEQMLLEQLKQCADFLDRAERFECLGELYKLILPMYERDRSFVELAHCYEHLTQAYNKIVEVNRSGKRMLGRFYRVVFYGMMYFEEDHAIEYVYKEPKLTSLSEISERLAKQYKEKFGADVVKMIMDSSPVKVDELDAKLAYIQVTHVIPFFSKDELDQRLNEFEQNHDVDTFMYETPFTKSGAARGSVEEQWKRKTVIKTQYSFPYVLKRIPVKSREIIELSPIEVAIDEMQSKVSELEEIILPPADVKKLQLRLQGSVAVTVNAGPLAYAHAFLDAKVVNNFSMDRVGDLKDVFRDFIVVCQKALFLNERIISADQKEYHHVLKENYEKLCQALSELLEDESFQPLGDDADSINQRNSMALFNAISGASHNSRPYFVDQNASNHSHHHHNFSSHINTQNSSTPQHHP encoded by the exons AACAAGCCGCTGGTGGTGGAGCCGATCGACTTCGAAGCCTTTatagccaaaaataaaactgttATACAGAATGATCCGCAGAGGGAGCTGCTCATCTATCCGGCTGATGATGTTTCG gaaatCATCATGCCCCGGAAACAGCGCTCCAATGCCAAAACGGTGGCCGACAGATTCGAGCCTCCCAACGAGGCGATCGTGTGTCCCCTCCATGGTCCTCCCATaattggaaatggaaatggcaaTGGCCACAGTCAGGTGAGCCGGCAGGGCAGCATTCAGTCCAACGGAAGTCTCCACATCGGGAATGGCTCTGCCGCCAATGGCAATGGGATCAGCAGCAGCCAAAGCAGTCTCACCAACTCGAATGGCCATGGCCAGTTGTCGCGGAAGAGCTCCCAGTGCTCGAATGGATCGGTTAGTCACAAGGACTCCTCCTACGAATCGGCTCTATCCTCGATGACCATTCGCTCCCACCTGGCCCAGCCGGAGGAGGTGGATGAGTTTGCGGATGCCGATGGACATGGCGAGGACTTGGTGGATGGTGGACACACTCACGACTCCAGGGCTGAGTGCACCAGGTTCACGCGACAGGCCTTGTACACTTACAGGGCCAAGAACCACTTGATTCATTACAAATACAATGCCTATGGTGGTAATTGCCATGACCTGCCCAG CGTCTCTCCCCCGGAGGAACTTCTGGAGGAGGTCTACGAAATCGATGCCGATCAGGATcgcattgatgagcaaatgaCCCGCTCGCAGGCTGACACCATTACCAAACAGGGCTACCTTTTGAAGGGACCCGACTCCGCTTCAGATCGCATGTTTGCCAATATTGGCAACAAGTCCTTTAAAAGGCGATATTGCTACTTGCGTCAGGAGATCGACGGGACGTATATCTTGGAGCTCCACAAGGACGAGAAACAGGGCGAGGCCAAGGCCACCATAGTGATGGATTTTTGTACAGAAGTGGTGCAG AACCCCAAACGCGGCCGCTTCTGCTTTGAACTCCGCATGACAGCTGGCCATAAATCCTTCACCCTGGCTGCCGAAAACGAGCAGGACTTCAAGGACTGGCTCAGCAAGCTGTCCTCAGTACTGGCCCAGAATCGGGCTCAGGAGGAGAAGCGTAATGCCTCCCTGGAGCGTCAGCCGTCGGCCAACTCCAACCCCAGCCCGCAGTTGCAGCCGCCAGCAGCCGAGCCCATTATCTTTGGCACTTTAAAGGGCCTGGATCAGTCGCTGCATCCCCAGCTGATGAAATATGGCCGTGAGACGGATCACTCCATAGCTCTGGCCAGGAAGGAGCAGCGTCGCCGGCTGTTCGCCTGCTACCAATCCCCAGCCAAGTCCAGTGGCAGTGACTCTGTGGAGCAGTATCGCGAGCACTTTGGCACTAGATTGCTGCTGACCTGCCATAACCTGCGCTTCCGGCTGCAGTGTGTTCCCCAGGACGAGGGCTCCTCCTTGTCCAGCGAACAGCAAGTGGAGCCCTATATCACCAGCCTGTCCCTGTTCGACGCCAAGGCGAATCGCAAGCTCAGCGAGAACTTCTACTTCAATGTCAACGAGCAGTGGGCGGCGCAGATGCTACCAAATAGCCCAGTTCCTGCCTCGGTGGCTGGATGTGGAGTTCCTAGAAAATCCGCAGAGGGGGATGAGCGCAGCTCCGCCTGCCAGGCACCACACTCCCTCTTCGATGGAGTCTCCGCCGAGTTGCTCCGCGCGAATCGCCATCAGTTCCAGCAACTGAGGCAGTGCCTGCTCTCGGTAACAGCTCCCCATGCGGACATATATCTGGTGGTCAGGATCGAAAAGCTACTGCAGTGTGGAATAGCACAGGCAGCGGAGCCCTACCTGAAGGCCGGCAAGGATCCCAAGCTGGGCCAGAAGGTCTACAAGGCGGCCAAGAGCTGTGCCCAGCACATTGGACACTACCGACAGCCCTTTGCCTGGGCCGCCCGTCCCCTGTTCAAGCAGTATAGCCACGAATTGGACGTGGATCCCCACAGGGAGTTCGAATTTAGTCCCATTTACAGACAGGAACTGCCCAAACTGAAGGACGAAGAGCTCCTAAAGCTCCTGGTGGACTATCGCAAGCCGGAGAAACTAAGCAAGCTCACCATCATCCCGGGCAGCCTGAAGATGCAGATGCAGTTCCTGGACCAGATCACTCCGTGTGGCTTAACCAAGTCCCTGGCTCCGCTGTCCACGTTTAGTCCAAACTCCAAGCATCCGCCGACGATCGAGTTGGCTGAGTTCCAGAGCCAGAGCGAACGGGAAGCACATCCCTACACCAGTTTCTGCAATCACCTGTATGTGTATCCTTTGAGTTTGCAATTCGATAGCCAGAAACTGTTCTCGAGGGCCAGAAACATCACCGTGGTGGTGGAGCTCCGGGATGGGGATGGAGAGTACAGCAAGCCATTGAAG TGCATCTATGGACGTCCTGGTCAGGATTTGCTCGTCTCCCAAATAGCCTGTCCGGTCCTGCATCACAATGTCACGCCCACTTGGTACGAGGAGATCAAGCTGCGTCTTCCCCTGGGCCTGTTTCCAGAGCACCATCTGCTCTTCTCCTTCTACCATGTGTCCTGTAATCTCAGCAAGAAACGGGACGCACATGCCGCCTTTGAGACACCAATTGGGTATGCCtggctgccgctgctgcagAAGAATAGGATCTGCCTGGAGGAGCAACAGCTGCCGGTGGCTGCCACCCTGCCAGTGGGCTACCTTTCGATCCAGCCCCTCGGATGGGGCAAGGGG AATTGCGGTCCGGATATCCAATGGATTGACAATCAGAGGAATCTCTACACGGTGGCGCTGCGCTTGGATTCCACGGTTCTGACGGCGGATCAGCATCTGCACAACTTCTTCGCCCACTGCGAGAGGCTACTGGAGGGTGGGAAGACTGGAGCTGTGCCGGCGGAGACGGAAACCTGCAAGATCCTCAAGGCGGCCCACGCCATTGACATGAAGTCCTTGATAAACTATTTGCCCACTCTGCTGAACGAGTTGTTCACTCTGCTGGTCCATACGCAGTCGGAGGAAATAGGGTTGAATGTCATCAGGCTACTGACGAATATCATTCACCTGATCAGTGACCAGGCCAAGAGAGCCGACCTCCTGGCCGCGTACGTCAAGTTTGTATTCCACGCCCCCTACTACAGTCAGCAAACGGCCAGGCAGAGGACCGTTCATGGAGAGCTTTGCAGGCACCTGCCGTACCTCTTGAATCCCAGCAATCCCGACTTCCTGATAGTCAACAAGTTCATGCGATACTCCTCCATATTCTTCGATTTGATTGTGAAGAGCATGGCCCAGCACTTGCTGGCCACCGGCCGGATTCGAATGCTGCGAAACGAACGCTTTCCCAAGGACTATGCCGACCGAGTGGAGCAACTGATCAAGGTCCTGATGTCCTATATCACCACGCGCTACGAGGATCTGGCGGAGGAGACCAACATCCTCAACCGCTCCCTGGCGCACTTTGTTCGTCAGTGTCTGACTTACATGGACAGGGGATTCGTCTTCCGGCTGATACGCTGCTACATGGGAGAGTTCGCGCCGGGAAACCCCAGGATTCTCCACGAATACAAGTTCAACTTCCTGCAGGAGATATGCCAGCACGAACACTATGTTCCCTTGAATCTGCCATTTGTCCTAAATCCGAAGAACCGGCCCCCGGAGATGATACAACACTTTACGTTGTCGGAGCAGTTTTGTCGCCAGCACTTCATCTCGGGCCTGCTGCTCCAGGAGCTGAAGAGTAGCCTCAACGAAGTCAGTCCAGTGAGGCGTCATGCCTTGGGCATCTTCAAGGATCTGCTGGCCAAGCACGAACTGGACAACAGGTACCAGCAAAAGGGCCAGCTCTCCAGGATTGCCCTGCTCTACATTCCCTGGCTGGGAGTGGTGATGGATAACATCCATCGCATCGATGACTTGTCCGAGTCGGGCGCCTGCACTCCCAATGGCCATGTCTATGCGGATTCTGCGTCGTATACCAAGAGACTGAGCTGCTCCAGCAGCTATGTGTTCAGCAAGGATTCCTCCACGTTCGGTTCCCTGACCTCCACGCCGAGGTCCAAGAACCGCCTAACACTGCACTGTGATCAGCCGAGTCCCTACCGCACTTCGGTGCACATGAAGGAGCACAACTACCTGGCGGCCATCGCCGGACAGCCGATCAGTAATGGCATCTCCAATCTGTCCCTCAACTCCAACACGGACTCGGGG CACTCGCAGGACACCACCACCATTGGCAACTACACCAATGGGGATGCGGATGTGGCCCTGCGGAACGGACACAATCGCTCGGTTAGCGTCACCCACGCCCAAATCCTGGCCCGCTGCGACAAATTCAGCTCGGCGGAGAGCAAGGATCTCCTGCTGGGCTTCCTCTTCATCATCAAGCACCTCTCCCAGGATCAGATGGTCGGGTGGTGGCAGAACTGCAATGAGTCAGAGACCCTGCAGTTTCTCTCCATTCTGGACCTGTGTCTCTTACAATTCCGGTACGTGGGCAAGAAGAATGTGGTTTTCACGCAGGACTCCAAGTCGGGACGCTCCGCCAAGGCCAATACTCTTCCGGCAAGGACCCAGCCGCCCATGGGGCTGGAAAACGGCAGCCAGGAGAGTCAGCAACCGAACAGTGGAACCCTGAACCAGACTCGGGAGCATCTGCTGGAGGACATGGACACTCTGGCCCGGAGTCAGCTGGCTCTCTACGAATCGAATTTGGCCACTGAGGTGGGCATGATCATACTGGACTGCCTGGGCATGTATGTCCTTCAATTCAGGCAGCTCCTGGCCGACAGTCTGATCCTGCCAAAGCTGGCACGGATTTATCTGAGATTCCTGCAGTTGGGCCAGTCGGAGAGGCTCTCCAAGCACGTTTTTGCCGCTCTGCGGGCTTTCATCAACAACTACGCCGTGGCCCTGTTCAAGGGCAATGCCATGTTGTGTGGCCAGATGGTCTACGAACTCCTCAAAGCCTGCGACAGCCGTCTGGTGGAGATCCGCCACGAGTCCTGCGCCGTTTTGTATCTCCTCATGCGCAGCAACTTTGAGTTCAGTGGCCGCAAGGCTCTGACACGAGTTCACCTTCAGGTGATCATCTCGGTGTCCCAGATGATTGGCAATGTAATTGGCCTGAACAATGCCCGCTTCCAGGAGAGCTTGTCCATCATCAATAGCTATGCCAACAGCGACAAGGCGATGAAGGGCACTGGTTTCCCGATGGAGGTGAAGGATCTTACCCGAAGAGTGCGTACTGTGCTGATGGCCACGGCCCAGATGCAGGCCCACCACATGGACCCAGAAAGATTGCTGGAGCTGCAGCACTCGCTGGCCAACTCCTATGCCTCCACGCCGGAGTTGCGACACACCTGGCTGGTGACCATGGCCAGGAATCACGAACAGAACGGAAATCTGTCGGAGGCCGCCTGCTGCCATCTCCACATAGCTGCCCTGATGTGCGAGTATCTGCGATTGAAAGGCGGCTGCAGCCTCAGTTGGTCCTCCACAGCCTTTGGGAAAATCTCCCGCAATATTCCGCTGGACGAGCAAGGCCTCAAGTTGGATGCCGGTGCTCAGGACTCCCAGTACACGGAACAGATGCTTCTGGAGCAGCTGAAGCAATGTGCCGATTTCCTGGACCGTGCCGAACGATTCGAGTGCTTGGGAGAGCTCTATAAGCTGATACTGCCCATGTACGAGAGGGATCGCAGCTTCGTGGAGTTGGCCCACTGCTATGAGCATCTCACCCAGGCCTACAACAAAATCGTCGAGGTTAATCGTTCTGGCAAAAGGATGCTGGGCCGTTTCTACAGAGTGGTCTTCTACGGAATG ATGTACTTTGAGGAAGATCATGCCATCGAGTATGTCTACAAGGAGCCCAAGCTGACATCCCTCAGCGAAATATCCGAGCGTTTGGCGAAACAATACAAGGAGAAATTCGGAGCCGATGTGGTGAAGATGATAATGGATTCATCGCCG GTGAAAGTGGATGAACTCGATGCCAAACTGGCCTACATACAGGTCACCCATGTCATTCCCTTCTTCTCCAAGGACGAACTCGATCAGCGACTCAACGAATTCGAACAGAATCATGATGTGGACACGTTTATGTATGAAACCCCGTTCACCAAATCGGGAGCAGCCCGTGGCAGTGTGGAGGAGCAATGGAAACGTAAAACAGTCATCAAGA CTCAATATTCTTTCCCTTATGTTCTCAAACGAATACCCGTTAAATCCCGCGAAATCATCGAACTGAGTCCCATCGAAGTGGCCATCGATGAGATGCAATCCAAGGTTTCAGAGCTGGAGGAGATAATTCTGCCGCCAGCCGACGTGAAGAAGTTGCAGCTCCGGTTGCAAGGAAGTGTGGCTGTGACCGTAAATGCAGGTCCTTTGGCCTACGCCCATGCCTTTCTGGATGCCAAGGTGGTTAATAACTTTTCCATGGATCGCGTTGGGGACTTAAAGGATGTGTTCCG TGATTTCATTGTGGTCTGCCAAAAGGCCCTGTTTCTAAACGAGCGGATAATCAGCGCAGACCAAAAGGAGTATCACCACGTCCTGAAGGAGAACTACGAGAAGCTGTGCCAGGCTCTCAGTGAGTTGCTCGAGGACGAGTCCTTCCAGCCGCTTGGCGATGATGCCGACAGCATAAACCAGCGCAACAGCATGGCTTTGTTCAATGCGATCAGTGGCGCCTCCCATAACTCAA GACCGTATTTTGTTGATCAAAATGCCAGCAACCActcccaccaccaccataACTTCAGCTCCCACATAAACACACAGAACTCCTCGACACCACAACACCATCCATAA